From a region of the Cutaneotrichosporon cavernicola HIS019 DNA, chromosome: 7a genome:
- the SET3 gene encoding uncharacterized protein (SET (Su(var)3-9, Enhancer-of-zeste, Trithorax) domain), with the protein MVPDGGTGRLPPPPAPIADSVIKQHANPMVSELGHVSHGIEMAPLERVGGTSAARGEPSPALNGPVARAYGEVSSARDTIDSEREDSYSTPPTVRPRRSPPGSAPSEEAAALLLNFSAVHEPLPPPALKEEALYPHTPPHDSPATLPREPPPPPSLVPSSPIGLPTPAAPSPETSTSTNATKPKRKRKTSSNNAVAGPSRHSSTEPGATPAHHMGEDNARIRCICGIEDDDGFTVQCEGCYAWQHAKCFGYPNGNNLPEVYYCEKCDPRPFDAGAARELQLRTRGRIVPQGEPAEPNKKRPKAKRPRVESGSSKPEAAGEATDDSRDPMAPPAKPRRKPNPTKPRSKDSAQPGRDGDEDDYFRVQPWELEYTPLKENLVRGIRASRAIAKLRQEWVDGDEEPRLSKPSYHESGLPSPTETGDMRQSPDIGVDGADFNVLAPPLPPVYLIGADLESLAAPTYLRPVDDPGSASCYLPLKYIEPSQNIYARPTIYGVFVTDGLSAGSFLGEYRCEVLDAATYRKDPINQYSALGIPKPYVHSVGPPVNLMLDARSYGNEMRFVRSGCHPNAVIRPVFFKTSDTSTQKLHFGIFAARELSKNEEIVLGWEWDDQHVVHTLRAVIDSTLTKSANKPPVNIDSETVTLLTTKFDAILTNIFSTFQSCACTVNTDCAFAQMRRQVMGQTFHGVSGARARKRIDLGELVGAVRGWRKREIEEMDAYAKAKRFRNAGEWELWRAGPTKTIDGDDDADAKERSRPSSERAPSNAPEDEAPADEEQAGDDDVELMDVEPDPLAEDSTATTICETAKQTGSPVIPAEADALPALTDGAMDVDEVAKTELHEEDVKPATAPEPMGPAIPAGTVTATEVLSKETKEDVDMGEAPRTPDEPQPSTFAPPSSALSSIPPDRHARQERHEEGEEEIDDGYVSNATTATMALESDGETSSPTKPAPSNRRRVLSPVTVQRKNKSKKASGSSERRASKAIPRRKIIRSSDEEGSDDDRATPKPATKVHRSPQKPKSSKSAKRPKVSKATGSEPDDEDDTPARKPSRKPVGDRGRRNKVVKDSEDEDHSPKSVTVKTESTEPSHKASPPPSVPAIVKEPSVTSKPPREAKQVSPEPLKQSSPIAKEPTPEPKESTPEPEEPAPKESTPAPSETPTAPKEASSPPKEPKEDTPTAPPKKVSLKDYLASHKIRKKEKSPEPKDDEETAVKEEPTEEKAADTVLPTGAAALPTQPARLNFLEHLPSARSTNSTPVGTPFTPGGPSAAGDVGRTSAFVPRSEASRPDYFNVQPAAGVHLANTPAFVPRPSPNFVPRGSVDESSREPLPPPLAFQPRQPDNEFPQMSPVRQPLPLQTPPGKFQGLPDIPPALPVRDGPPHHGPRAPPTGPRHAPTGPRGAWGGSSTHGPGTGANAGGAPVSPVNSMRGGFGGPRPYPPRGGGFDRGYGFRGRGHPRGRGGRM; encoded by the coding sequence atggTCCCAGATGGTGGAACGGGTCGTctgccgccaccgccagcaCCAATTGCCGATTCTGTAATCAAGCAACACGCCAATCCCATGGTATCTGAACTGGGCCATGTCAGTCATGGCATAGAGATGGCGCCGTTGGAGCGTGTGGGAGGAACGTCTGCCGCTCGAGGCGAGCCTTCTCCCGCACTCAACGGCCCAGTGGCTCGAGCGTACGGCGAAGTGTCGTCCGCAAGAGACACGATCGACAGTGAGAGGGAAGACTCTTACTCAACCCCACCCACTGTACGACCCCGGCGATCACCACCTGGCTCAGCACCGTCAGAGGAGGCAGCAGCGTTGCTGCTCAACTTCTCCGCTGTCCATGAGCCTCTGCCACCTCCGGCCTTGAAGGAAGAAGCGCTCTACCCCCACACCCCTCCCCACGATTCCCCTGCCACGCTCCCCCGTGaacccccaccaccaccatcccTTGTTCCATCCTCCCCTATCGGCCTCCCAACGCCCGCTGCACCCAGTCCAGAaacctcgacgagcacaAATGCTACCAAACCGAAGAGGAAACGGAAGACGAGCAGCAACAATGCCGTAGCCGGTCCTTCTCGGCACTCGTCAACTGAGCCTGGCGCGACCCCAGCCCATCACATGGGTGAGGACAACGCGCGCATTCGTTGCATCTGCGGtatcgaggacgacgacggcttCACTGTCCAGTGCGAAGGGTGTTACGCCTGGCAGCACGCCAAGTGTTTTGGATATCCCAACGGCAACAACCTTCCCGAGGTGTACTACTGCGAGAAGTGTGATCCCCGTCCTTTCGACGCCGGTGCTGCAAGAGAGCTGCAGCTCCGCACACGAGGACGGATCGTTCCCCAAGGCGAACCTGCTGAGCCCAACAAGAAACGGCCAAAGGCGAAGCGACCGCGCGTCGAAAGCGGTAGCAGTAAGCCGGAGGCTGCTGGCGAAGCGACAGACGACTCTCGAGATCCGATGGCGCCACCAGCAAAGCCAAGGCGCAAGCCCAACCCTACCAAGCCACGCTCCAAGGACTCTGCACAGCCGGGGAgagatggcgacgaggacgactaCTTTCGCGTTCAGCCTTGGGAGCTAGAGTACACACCTCTCAAGGAGAACCTTGTCCGAGGCATCCGGGCCAGTCGCGCTATTGCCAAGCTGCGGCAAGAATGGGTGGAtggggacgaggagccaCGCCTGAGCAAGCCTTCATATCACGAGTCTGGGTTACCGTCCCCAACGGAGACGGGTGACATGAGGCAGTCGCCAGACATTGGGGTGGACGGCGCCGACTTCAACGTCCTTGCGCCTCCATTGCCTCCTGTGTACCTCATTGGCGCGGACCTCGAGAGCCTTGCGGCGCCGACATACCTGCGACCAGTGGACGACCCTGGAAGTGCGAGCTGCTACTTACCTCTCAAGTACATCGAACCCAGTCAGAACATCTACGCTCGCCCTACGATTTACGGTGTCTTCGTCACAGACGGGCTCTCAGCCGGCTCCTTCCTTGGAGAGTACCGCTgcgaggtcctcgacgcagcAACCTATCGCAAGGACCCCATCAACCAGTACTCTGCGCTTGGGATCCCCAAGCCCTACGTCCATTCCGTCGGTCCTCCAGTCAATCTCATGCTTGATGCGCGGTCATACGGCAACGAGATGCGCTTTGTTCGGAGCGGCTGCCACCCCAACGCCGTCATCCGTCCCGTCTTCTTCAAGACTTCCGACACATCAACGCAGAAGCTGCATTTCGGTATCttcgccgcgcgcgagctctCCAAGAACGAGGAGATCGTCCTGGGCTGGGAGTGGGATGACCAGCATGTCGTCCACACTCTCCGTGCTGTCATCGACTCGACGCTCACCAAGTCGGCCAACAAACCTCCAGTCAACATCGACTCGGAGACAGTCACGCTTCTGACGACCAAGTTCGACGCCATCCTGACCAATATCTTCAGCACATTCCAGTCGTGCGCTTGCACCGTTAACACCGACTGTGCTTTCGCGCAGATGCGCAGACAGGTGATGGGGCAGACTTTTCATGGTGTGAGCGGGGCGCGTGCTCGTAAGCGCATTGATCTCGGTGAGCTTGTTGGGGCTGTGCGTGGCTGGCGTAAGCGCGAGATTGAGGAAATGGACGCATACGCCAAAGCCAAGCGGTTCCGGAACGCAGGCGAGTGGGAACTCTGGCGCGCCGGCCCGACCAAGACCAtcgatggcgacgacgacgcagaCGCCAAGGAACGGTCTCGGCCGTCTTCCGAACGCGCGCCATCCAACGCTCCAGAAGACGAGGCTCCTGCagacgaggagcaggcgGGCGATGATGACGTGGAGCTCATGGACGTGGAGCCTGATCCGTTGGCGGAGGACTCTACTGCGACGACGATCTGTGAGACGGCCAAGCAGACAGGATCGCCTGTCATACCGGCTGAAGCAGACGCTCTGCCAGCGCTCACCGACGGCGCCATggacgttgacgaggttgccAAGACAGAGCTCCACGAGGAAGACGTCAAGCCAGCAACCGCTCCCGAGCCCATGGGACCTGCTATCCCAGCTGGAACTGTGACTGCAACGGAGGTGCTCTCGAAAGAGACCAAGGAAGACGTCGACATGGGGGAGGCACCACGGACGCCGGACGAACCGCAGCCGTCCACTTTCGCTCCCCCATCGTCCGCTCTCTCGTCCATCCCTCCCGATAGGCACGCTAGGCAAGAGCGAcatgaggagggcgaggaggagattgaTGATGGGTATGTTTCGAACGCTACGACCGCGACGATGGCCTTGGAGTCTGATGGCGAGACATCGTCTCCTACCAAGCCTGCGCCGTCTAACCGCCGTCGAGTTCTGTCGCCTGTTACTGTTCAACGCAAAAACAAGTCCAAGAAGGCTTCGGGCTCGTCTGAGCGGCGCGCTTCCAAAGCCATCCCGCGCCGCAAAATCATCCGATCtagtgacgaggaggggtCCGATGATGATCGTGCGACACCAAAACCAGCAACGAAGGTGCACCGGTCGCCGCAGAAGCCCAAGTCTTCCAAGTCTGCCAAGCGACCGAAGGTCTCGAAGGCTACAGGGAGCGAGccggatgacgaggacgacacgCCTGCACGGAAGCCGTCTCGCAAGCCAGTGGGTGATCGTGGACGCCGCAACAAGGTGGTAAAggacagcgaggacgaagaTCACAGCCCGAAGTCGGTGACGGTGAAGACGGAGTCGACTGAGCCTTCGCACAAGgcctcaccgccgccctccgTACCCGCCATAGTCAAGGAACCTTCGGTTACATCGAAGCCGCCAAGAGAAGCCAAGCAGGTCTCCCCGGAGCCACTCAAGCAGTCGTCGCCGATCGCGAAGGAGCCAACACCGGAGCCAAAGGAGTCGACGCCCGAGCCAGAGGAGCCCGCGCCCAAAGAGTCAACCCCTGCGCCCTCTGAGACGCCTACAGCTCCGAAGGAAGCGTCTTCTCCGCCCAAGGAGCCCAAGGAGGATACCCCTACAGCGCCTCCTAAGAAGGTCTCACTCAAAGACTACCTGGCGAGCCACAAGATTcgcaagaaggagaagtCGCCGGAGCCTAaagatgacgaggagactGCTGTGAAGGAAGAGCCgacggaggagaaggctgcGGACACGGTGTTGCCAACCGGTGCTGCCGCACTGCCAACGCAACCTGCACGCCTCAACTTCCTTGAGCACCTGCCTTCTGCGCGGAGCACCAACTCGACGCCGGTAGGCACGCCGTTTACTCCCGGAGGTCCCAGTGCCGCGGGAGATGTTGGCCGCACGTCGGCGTTCGTCCCACGTTCCGAAGCTTCGCGCCCGGACTACTTCAACGTCCAGCCTGCGGCAGGTGTGCACCTCGCCAACACACCCGCCTTCGTTCCTCGGCCGAGCCCCAACTTCGTTCCACGGGGGTCAGTGGACGAGTCATCACGCGAACCCTTGCCACCACCTCTGGCGTTCCAACCGCGTCAGCCAGACAATGAGTTCCCGCAGATGAGCCCGGTGCGGCAACCGCTTCCGCTTCAGACACCGCCGGGCAAGTTCCAAGGTTTGCCCGACATCCCACCTGCACTGCCAGTGCGTGACGGGCCGCCCCACCACGGGCCTCGTGCGCCTCCAACCGGCCCTCGTCACGCGCCTACAGGACCGCGTGGGGCGTGGGGCGGTAGCTCTACGCATGGCCCTGGAACAGGTGCCAACGCCGGAGGGGCACCAGTCTCCCCTGTTAACAGCATGCGTGGAGGTTTCGGTGGCCCTCGACCAtatcctcctcgaggcggcggttTCGACCGTGGGTACGGTTTCCGGGGCCGCGGCCATCCTCGCGGCCGGGGAGGGCGCATGTGA